The Erigeron canadensis isolate Cc75 chromosome 1, C_canadensis_v1, whole genome shotgun sequence genome segment tatttattagaatcactttAAGTCCTTATCTATATTCTAGAAAGAAAATGTCAAAATACATTAGTTTATACATAGAAAGAAAATGTCAAAATACACATTCTCCTACGTATTTTTTATCAAGATAAATTCATGTTCATTCAAAAAAGGAATCCCCGATACCTGACGGGGATCCCCGATACCTGATGGGGACGAGTATGGGGATGTAATTTAATTCCCCGACGGGGATCGGGATTACAAGTGAAAATCGGGTACGGGGATGGGGATTAAGATCCCTGACAATCCCCGCCCATTGTCATCCCTACTCACAGGTCTTGGGTTCGACTTTTAAGAGTGACAAGTTTGTGGGTTTTTTCcctgaatcacctgtaacggcttatggtctacatctcgtagtctatAGTACGTGCatggcttcaccattatacggtgaggtgttcCTGATGTTGAATACCGACTaaccgttcaaaaaaaatatattatatttggttGTTGGTTAAGTagttgaagatgatgaagttGGATCAAGTGGAGTTGCTTAACCACGAGCTATTGCAATAGCTATGCCCACCAGGAGGGGTGTTGGAGTCAGGAAACCGGTAGTTAGGTACAGTCTTTCAGGTAAACAGAACACTCCTAATCACCAATAGGGATGGCAACGGCCGGGTTTAGGTAATCCCGGACCTGGACCCGATTAAAAAAACATGTCCCATACCTGCCCTCATACCCAACTGATATCTGTTTACTTACTAACTGTTGGGTAACGGGTTTCTCCACGGGTAATCGGGGATGCATTAGAAATCAACAATTACATCTAAGCTTTCTCTAACTAGTCACTAGCGTACGTATTTGATAGTCTCACTGGACTTaacattttgatttgttaaggatACTAAACAATATAGTCACTGAACTCTAATCTACCAGGTAACTCTAATCTACCAGGTATCTCTATGCAGCAAATTAAGTAGACAAAGCACTAATCAGTGCTTatgtaaaacaaaagaaaaaaaggaactAAGATTATCATTATGAAAACTATTCTTATGCATTAATAGGTTGATACTATCTgtaattgaaaatataaattttattttacggAATCTAATTTATACGGGTTTGGGGCGGAAGTTTCGGGTATACGAGACGGGTATGCGGGTTTACATCTAAAACCGTCCCTGGACCCATACCcgcattaaaaaattaaatcattCCTATACCCGGTCCTAAACCCCGCCCCGAACACAGACCAAAAATatcgggtttcgggttttttGCTATCCCTAGTCACCAAGAGCCAAAACGGCATGCGAAAGGGCATGATGCTCGTCATAGCTAGTCTATGGTGTTGATATTGGAGATTTTGAAGATTGTACTCCGTAGTAGGTTTATGTAATCAGGCAATTTGCCTTAATATAATTTCTTTTGCTCTCATCATGTTGGTGGTGACCTGTGTACCTTGGAATAATTATGTATGCTATTTGAAAAACAGTTAATATTTTCATGATAGCTATTTATTCCTGGATATAAATCTGCTTAATGAGTATTTACACtttcaaacttttttgtttaaCGTGGGTATtgttagtttttataattacaATCACATACTAAGAAACTCTAtgatatgttttaaaaataagtatatttagtacagataaaaaaatttaagttgttGTCAATTAGGATTTCATAAATGATCGTGGTTTGAACATGGTTACGATAATAAAGTTAGGTAACTAAAGTCTGTTGCATGTCATTGACCATTTGGCAACATAGATATTCAAACTATCAAAGACGTGGTGATGCCAGTTAAATAAGTGGCATCATATCAAGCAGCCACGTTTACCATCACATGACACGTGTCTCCAACTCCTCACTACATATTCCCCACTTCATATATACTCCCACATTCCTCAATCCAAACATTCAACATCCATccatcaagaaaatatataatcaaacaaacaaaaatgccTGGGCTTACAATAGGTGACTCACTTCCAAACCTGAAAGTCGACACAACTCATGGCCAAATAAAGCTTCATGACTATGTTGGTGATAACTTCACCATCATATTCTCGCACCCTGGTGACTTCACACCGGTTTGCACCACTGAGCTTGGTGCCATGGCTGCCTATGCTGACAAGTTTGCTCAAAGGGGTGTCAAGTTGTTGGGCTTGTCTTGTGATGATGTTCAGTCTCACAAGGAATGGATCAAAGATATTGAAGCCTATAACGTATGTCTATATTAACTTAATAGtaatatttaattaacttaaaatGTACTAGAAAATGATGCATGATGAATTTTGTGGGTGTTGGTGTGTAGAATGGAAAAAAGGTAACATACCCAATTGCTGCTGATCCAGACAGAGAGATTATCAAACAGCTGAATATGGTTGATCCAGATGAGAAGGATTCTTGGGGAAATATTGTTCCATCTCGTGCTCTCCACATTGTCGGTCCTGACAAGAAggtaatttaattaaattaattttggtgtatttttctttgtaccttaatgaattaaaaatgagtttggttttgtatatatgtatagataaaGTTGAGCTTTTTATATCCGGCAAGCACGGGGAGGAACATGGATGAAGTGGTGAGGGCTTTGGACTCGTTGATCAAGGCTTCCAAGCACAAAATCGCGACACCCGCAAACTGGAAGGAAGGGGAAGCAGTCGTGATAGCTCCAAGTGTGTCGAATGAGGAAGCTAAGAAAATGTTCCCCAAAGGTTTTAAGACGGCCGATCTTCCATCTAACAAGGATTACCTGCGTTTCActcatgtttaattaattaacccaTCAGTTACTACTAGTACTTTACTTTGTCAAGATTAGATCTAGACGGTTACTAAGTTTAATTAAAACTCTACTACTTTCTATGTAGCGTTACTTTTGTGGTGTCCAGTACATTTGCTctctaattaatatatataatccttGAACTTTAATGTAGCTACTAGTGAATAAAATCGTAGACCAATATATACCGAAGTTGTGCCTTCTGATTTTTTGTGTAAATTATTTCTTAAAAGAACAAGTTAATAGTTGCACTACAAAGAAGCCTCATTGGCTATAGTGCCATACCAAACTCAATTTACCCACCGCAGGAAAGTCCTAGCTAGGTAAAATGTGATTAAATCAAAATGAGCGCAAGGTTGCGATGACAATTTTCGGTAAGTTTTGGCAAACTCAACAATCAATAAGAAAGTGGTTGAGTTTCATGTCAAAACTCACCAAAAATGAAGGTGTACCTGCCAAGCTACGTCATGGATCATTCGATTCTTAACTTTgcgaacattttttttttattatcatcgAATGTAAACCGGCAACTGTTCAACGATATTGTCACCGACACGAAAGAAAATTTTCGCCAATGCTACCGCTAAGTTAACACTACCGAGCTAATCACATACATGCAATTAAcgacaatattaaaaatatatatacttttagatTCTAATTCCTTTAAATTCCAGTTTCTTTCACGAAATCCAATTCCCTCAAAAATTTCGGCTATACAAGTTATAAAACGACAATATTTCTCAAAATCGAAAACCTccgattaaaaaaaattaggtttaCGGAGAAATGACAATAATTGGCACtactaaaaaagaaaaggtcACGTAACACTCTCCCAACGTTCACCAGAGACGACAATATTTTGCCAATATATATAACCGATGCAAGTTATCGATTAGAGCCAAAGGAGGAGGTGCAATGGAACCGAAGCCGATATTTACCAACGAAAAGAGCTGATACAAATTATCGATTGTTCTCTTGCCCATTGTAGCCAGAACACTCATTTTCTTGATCCATATTACAATATGGGATGCACATTACTTACTCTGAGGACATGATGTTTAAAGAAGTAATTTAATGTACGTGGCAAAATAAGAGGACACGGATCATGTATTAGAAAATGGTACctgttattttttatatatatatatatttttaattcttatAACGTCACCATCTTCAATCTATGATTCAGGGTCAATATATCTTTGACTAATCTCCAGTAACGCTATTCATCATAGGTTTTTAAAGTAACAAAAATAAACCAAAGAGAGTTCTACAAGGAAATCAAATGACATACTATCTAGTAGCATGATATTAGACTATTATTAGTCATCAACCATTATATAGGGTTGAGGGTTTATATAGTATTCCCCATTATATATGTTGTTTCCCTTTATTATGTCTAAAGCTAATTCGGAAACTTTGGAATGGGAGTAAGCGTTTggacatttaaaaaaaaaaagagtgtcCGCGCGTTGTGACAGTGAGATGATGTgagtgataggtcaagtcatagagtatgatagccaaatgtcttagttGTACGGGTTTcgtcttcggatttaaaaattggttgaaaatatatcgaatgaaagagcataaaattttaagaacaatcatacaattttttataatttatcgatatataatttttgagataaaag includes the following:
- the LOC122586097 gene encoding 1-Cys peroxiredoxin PER1; this translates as MPGLTIGDSLPNLKVDTTHGQIKLHDYVGDNFTIIFSHPGDFTPVCTTELGAMAAYADKFAQRGVKLLGLSCDDVQSHKEWIKDIEAYNNGKKVTYPIAADPDREIIKQLNMVDPDEKDSWGNIVPSRALHIVGPDKKIKLSFLYPASTGRNMDEVVRALDSLIKASKHKIATPANWKEGEAVVIAPSVSNEEAKKMFPKGFKTADLPSNKDYLRFTHV